The sequence CGCCACCTCGCTGGGGCTGGGCGTCAGTCAGATCGCCGTCGGCCTCAACCGCCTGACCGGTATCGACTCGGGTATCGGCACCCAGGTCGTATTGATCGCGATCATCAGCGTCATCTCCATCGTCTCGGCGGTCTCCGGCGTCAAGCGGGGTATCCGCATCATTTCCGAGCTGAATGTCGGCGTGTCCGTCATCGTGGTCGGCAGCTTTCTGATCGGTGGCCCGACCCTGTGGCTGATCAGCATGTTCGGCGAGACGGTCGTTTCCTACGTGCGTGACGTCATCCCCATGGGCCTGTGGGTCGCGAGCACACCGGTCGAGCGCGACTGGCAGGATGCCTGGACCATCTTCTACTGGGCCTGGTGGCTGGCATGGGCTCCGTTCATCGGTCTGTTCATCGCGCGTATCTCCAAGGGCCGCACCCTGCGTGAATTCATCCTCGGCGTGCTGATTGCCCCGCCGCTGATCATCTTCATCTGGCAGACCCTGTTCGGCGGCACCGCCCTGCATCAGGAACTGAACGCAGCCATGGGTCCGGGCACCGGCCAGCTGATGGGCATGATTCGCGACTGGAATCTGCCAGAGGCGCTGTTCGCCACCGCAGATGCGCTGGTGAGCAATGGCATTCTCAGCACCGTGCTGACGTCACTGCTGATCTTCCTGCTGATCAGCTGGTTCGTGACCAGCTCCGACTCCAGCACCCTGGTCATCACCACCATCCTGTCGATGGGCGATGAAGACCCGCTGCCGCGTCACCGCATCTTCTGGGGTGTCTGCATCGGCTCCGTCGCGGCGGTGCTGCTGATGGCAGGCGGGCTCAAGGCGCTGCAGACGGTCCTGATGGCTGCTGCCTTGCCGGTCAGCTTCGTGATCCTCGCCATGACGCTTGGCCTGCTGGTCGCGCTGGTCGATGAATCACGCAGTGCAATCAAGTCGCGTCGTCGGCCCAAGAGCGGCCCGCAAGCCACGCCGCGAGCGGTCAGCCAGACC comes from bacterium Scap17 and encodes:
- a CDS encoding BCCT family transporter; protein product: MHKGMTLTSAGLLLLFVLATGLAPELSSSLFGAARAWIESTFGTYYLVTIVGLIGLCIALVFSPWGKLRLGAPDSRPEFSRFTWVSMLLSAGVGIGILFFGVAEPMLYFDNSGGFGYPNNPHADLAGHMAMDHARAVDALKQAFFHWGLHGWAVYVIVGMTLAYFAYRRNLPLALRSALYPLIGERIYGPIGHAVDIMGVLGCVFGIATSLGLGVSQIAVGLNRLTGIDSGIGTQVVLIAIISVISIVSAVSGVKRGIRIISELNVGVSVIVVGSFLIGGPTLWLISMFGETVVSYVRDVIPMGLWVASTPVERDWQDAWTIFYWAWWLAWAPFIGLFIARISKGRTLREFILGVLIAPPLIIFIWQTLFGGTALHQELNAAMGPGTGQLMGMIRDWNLPEALFATADALVSNGILSTVLTSLLIFLLISWFVTSSDSSTLVITTILSMGDEDPLPRHRIFWGVCIGSVAAVLLMAGGLKALQTVLMAAALPVSFVILAMTLGLLVALVDESRSAIKSRRRPKSGPQATPRAVSQTNAG